The Terriglobales bacterium genome includes the window CCTGCTCGACCCCCACTTCCAGATCTCGGCGGCGAACCTGGCGGCTCTCCGGCGCGCGCACGAGGCCGGAGTGGAAGTCGTGCTGGTCACCGGGCGGCGCCATGCCTTCGCCCTGCCCATCGCCGAGCAGCTCGGATTCCCGATGTGGCTCATCAGCTCCAACGGCGCCGTGACCAAGTCCACCGCCGGCGAGCCCTTTCACCGCGACCTGCTCCCGGCCTCGACCGCGCGCCGCCTGGTCGCCGAGATGGACCGCTTCCGCGGCAACATCGTCATCACCTTCGACAAGGAAGAAAAGGGAGCGCTCGTGCTCGAGCGCATGGACGAGCTCACGCAGAGCATCCAGCGCTGGCTGGAAAAGAACGAGCAGTTCCTCCAGTTCGTCATCCCGGTGGAGCGCGCACTCACCGAGGACCCCATCCAGACCATGTTCTGCGGCACAGTCGCGCGCATGCGCGAGGCCCTCGACAGCCTCGCCCAGGCCGCGGTCGCCAGCGACGTCACCGTGCTCCGCACCCAGTACGACCACCGCGACCTGTGCATCGTCGACGTCCTGAACCGCGGCTGCTCCAAGGGCCACGCGCTCGAGCGCTGGGCCAAGCACCGCGGCTGCGCCCGCGAGCAGGTCATGGCCATCGGCGATAACTACAACGACCTCGAGATGCTCGCCTTCGCCGGCCTGCCGGTGCTGATGGGGAATGCATCCAAGGAACTGAGGCAGAGCGGCTGGCCCGTGACTCTGCCGAACGACCAGAGCGGCGTGGCCGCCGCCATCGAACAGTGGGTCGCGCTCTGATTCGGGTGCTCTGGATGCGGCAGAGCTGGATACAATAAAGACGTGCAGGTGCTTCGAAAACTCGGGCTATTGGCGCTCCTGGGCGCAGCTCTGCCGTGCCTGGCGGCGGACATCGCCGTCCTGCGCAACGGCTTCGAGATCCGCCACGAGCGCCGAGAGGTCGCCGGCGACCGCACGCGCCTCTACGTCAGCTCCGGCGGCTACGCCGAGGTCGCGACCTCCGACATCGCCGAGATCCGCCACGAAGAGTACGTGCCGCCGGCTCGTGGGGACGCGGGCGACCCGCCCGCCGGTCGTACTTCCCGGCTCGACGTCCATGCCCTCGCCGGCAAGGCCGCCGAGCAGCACCGGATCGACCAGGACTTCATCGAGGCGGTCATTCGCGCCGAAAGCGGCGGCAACCCCAAGGCGCGCTCGCGCAAGGGCGCGCAGGGCCTGATGCAGCTCATGCCCGCCACCGCCGGCAGGCTCGGCGTCAAGGACGCTTACGACCCCGAGGCCAACGTCGACGCCGGCACCCGCCACCTCCGTGCCCTGCTCGAGCAGTACGACGGCGACGCTATCAAGGCCCTCGCGGCCTACAACGCCGGCGAGCATCGCGTGCAGCAGTATGGCGGCGTGCCGCCCTACCGCGAGACCCAGTCCTACATCCGCCGCATCATCCGCGAGTACAACGCCAAGAAGCTGGCGCAGCGCCGCGCCGCCGCTCAGGCCGCGAAGGCTAAGAAGACGGCTGCCGCTGCAACCACTCCTGCCGCTGGGAACTAGCCCACAGTCCACAGTAGTCCACAGTCGCCAAGCGGCCACTGTGGACTGTGTACCGTGGACTGTGTACTGTCTTAGTCCGTGACGAAGCGCCGCGCCCTCATCCTGGCCGCCGTATTCGCCGTGCTGGCGGCGCTCATCTACCTCCAATTCCGGACGTGGAAGACCTTCGACTGGGCGGTCTTCTGGGCCCGCACCCAGGAAGCCGACCCCAGGCGCCTGCTCGCCGCCGTCGCGCTCATCTACGCGGTCTATTACCTGCGCGCGGTGCGTTGGCGCATCTTTCTCAAGCCGGTGTGCAAGGCCAGCGCCGCGCGCCTCACGCCGCCGCAGTTCATCGGCTTCACCGGGCTCGCGCTCCTGGGGCGCCCGGGAGAATTCATCCGGCCCTACCTCATCGCCCGCCGCGAGAACCTCACCTTCCCTTCCCAGATCGCGGTCTGGATGGTGGAGCGCATCTTCGACACCGGCTCGGTCGCGCTGCTGCTCGCCTTGGCGCTGTTCTCCGGGACGTTCTCGACCATCCCCTTCTTCCAGCAGGCGCCCAACGCGCTCGCGCGCCTGCGCTATGGCGGGTACATCCTGATCGGCGGCGTGGCGCTGGTGGCGGTGATGGCCTTCGTCATCCGCAGGAACGGTAACGCGCTCGCCGAGTGGATCGAAGGCCGCCTCCGGCGCTGGTTCCCGCACACCGCGCACCGGCTGGCGCACAAGGTCCGCAGCTTCGGCGAAGGCCTGAACACGCTGCACAGCCCCTGGGCGTTCGCCCAGCTGCTGGGAATCTCGTTCACCATCTGGCTGATGATCGGCCTGGCCTACGTCGAGGTCACGCGCGCCTACCCTGACCCGCGGCTGCACGGCATCGTGCTGCCGCACGTCGTGCTGCTGATGGTGGCGAGCATGGCCGGCTCCATGCTGCAGTTGCCCGGCGTCGGCGGAGGTTCCCAGCTCGCCACCATCGCGGTCCTGGCGCACGTCTTCGTCGTCCCGCAGGAGCTGGCCGTAAGCTGCGGCGTCATGCTCTGGGTCATCACCTTCATGGCCGTCATCCCTGCCGGGCTGGTGCTGGCGCGCCGGGAGCACATCTCCCTCCGCGAGATCGAAGCCGAGTCCCAGCTCAAGGATTGACCACAGGCCCACTGCTTCTCGCAAGACCTCGCGAAATCAGCCGGTGAACCAGTCAACAAGTGAATCAATAGCTGCTAAAATCCCCCGTCCCCATGAAATGTCCTTTTTGCGGGTTCGTGAACGACAAGGTGGTCGATTCGCGCGAGAGTAAGGAAGGCGAATCCATCCGCCGGCGCCGCGAGTGCCTGAAGTGCGAGAAGCGCTTCACCACCTACGAGCGTATCGACGAGATCCCGTACATGGTGGTCAAGAAGGACGGCCGGCGCGAGAAGTTCGACCGCCAGAAGGTGCTCAACGGCATCCTGCGCGCCTGCGAGAAGCGCCCGGTCTCGATGGGGAAGATGGAGCAGATCGTCAACGAGGTCGAGGGGTACGTGATCGACTCGCCCGAGCGCGAGCGCAAGACCAGCGAGGTCGGCGAGATGATCATGCGCGGACTCAAGAAGCTCGACAAGGTCGCCTACGTGCGCTTTGCCTCCGTCTACATGGACTTCAAGGACGTGAAGGAGTTCATGCACGAGCTGAAGGACCTGTTGAAGGACAAGGCGACGGTGAAGGCGAAATGAATTGCCGATCTACCCACAGCTCGATCGGCGATCGGCGATTGAAAATCAGCAATATGGGACTACGGAATGGCTCATAAAGTAACCCTCATTCCCGGCGACGGCATCGGCCCCGAAGTCATCAACGCCGTGGTCCGCGTGCTCGAGGCCACCGGCGTCAAGTTCGAGTGGGAGCGCTTCGCGGCCGGCGCGGAGGCCTACGAGAAGTTCCACGAGTACATCCCGAAGGAGCTCATCGAGTCGCTGGAGCGCACCAAGGTCGGCCTCAAGGGTCCGGTGACGACCCCCATCGGCGGCGGCTTCCCCTCCATCAACGTCGCGCTGCGCAAGAAGTTCGAGCTCTTCTCCAACTTCCGGCCCATCTACAACCTGCCCGGCATCCCGACCCGCTACCCCGGCCTCGACCTCATCATCGTGCGCGAGAACACCGAGTCGCTCTACGCCGGCATCGAGCACGAAGTCGTGCCCGGAGTGGTCGAGAGCCTGAAGATCATCACCGAGAAAGCCTCGACCCGCATCGCGCGCTGGGCGTTCGAGTACGCGCGCCGCGAAGGCCGCAAGAAGGTCCACGCCATCCACAAGGCCAACATCATGAAG containing:
- a CDS encoding Cof-type HAD-IIB family hydrolase, with translation MKRSIRLLAIDIDGTLLDPHFQISAANLAALRRAHEAGVEVVLVTGRRHAFALPIAEQLGFPMWLISSNGAVTKSTAGEPFHRDLLPASTARRLVAEMDRFRGNIVITFDKEEKGALVLERMDELTQSIQRWLEKNEQFLQFVIPVERALTEDPIQTMFCGTVARMREALDSLAQAAVASDVTVLRTQYDHRDLCIVDVLNRGCSKGHALERWAKHRGCAREQVMAIGDNYNDLEMLAFAGLPVLMGNASKELRQSGWPVTLPNDQSGVAAAIEQWVAL
- a CDS encoding lytic transglycosylase domain-containing protein, which gives rise to MQVLRKLGLLALLGAALPCLAADIAVLRNGFEIRHERREVAGDRTRLYVSSGGYAEVATSDIAEIRHEEYVPPARGDAGDPPAGRTSRLDVHALAGKAAEQHRIDQDFIEAVIRAESGGNPKARSRKGAQGLMQLMPATAGRLGVKDAYDPEANVDAGTRHLRALLEQYDGDAIKALAAYNAGEHRVQQYGGVPPYRETQSYIRRIIREYNAKKLAQRRAAAQAAKAKKTAAAATTPAAGN
- a CDS encoding lysylphosphatidylglycerol synthase transmembrane domain-containing protein, which gives rise to MTKRRALILAAVFAVLAALIYLQFRTWKTFDWAVFWARTQEADPRRLLAAVALIYAVYYLRAVRWRIFLKPVCKASAARLTPPQFIGFTGLALLGRPGEFIRPYLIARRENLTFPSQIAVWMVERIFDTGSVALLLALALFSGTFSTIPFFQQAPNALARLRYGGYILIGGVALVAVMAFVIRRNGNALAEWIEGRLRRWFPHTAHRLAHKVRSFGEGLNTLHSPWAFAQLLGISFTIWLMIGLAYVEVTRAYPDPRLHGIVLPHVVLLMVASMAGSMLQLPGVGGGSQLATIAVLAHVFVVPQELAVSCGVMLWVITFMAVIPAGLVLARREHISLREIEAESQLKD
- the nrdR gene encoding transcriptional regulator NrdR, which codes for MKCPFCGFVNDKVVDSRESKEGESIRRRRECLKCEKRFTTYERIDEIPYMVVKKDGRREKFDRQKVLNGILRACEKRPVSMGKMEQIVNEVEGYVIDSPERERKTSEVGEMIMRGLKKLDKVAYVRFASVYMDFKDVKEFMHELKDLLKDKATVKAK
- a CDS encoding isocitrate dehydrogenase (NAD(+)), with amino-acid sequence MAHKVTLIPGDGIGPEVINAVVRVLEATGVKFEWERFAAGAEAYEKFHEYIPKELIESLERTKVGLKGPVTTPIGGGFPSINVALRKKFELFSNFRPIYNLPGIPTRYPGLDLIIVRENTESLYAGIEHEVVPGVVESLKIITEKASTRIARWAFEYARREGRKKVHAIHKANIMKLSDGLFLRCSRNVAKEYPEITYGEHIVDNTCMQLVMNPYQYDVLVMENLYGDIISDLCSGFVGGLGLVPGANIGHEIAVFEAVHGSAPDIAGKNIANPTAVLQSSILMMRHIGERDAADRMRNALDEVYRRKKDKLTKDVGGTAGTSEFADAVIEAMQQPVSATAG